One genomic window of Cinclus cinclus chromosome 6, bCinCin1.1, whole genome shotgun sequence includes the following:
- the TMEM62 gene encoding transmembrane protein 62 isoform X2, with amino-acid sequence MEKTKWIDIKGNHDSFNIPRLDSVQNYYRKYSAWRKDGSFHYIHTASFGNYSFICVDATLSPGPKRPYNFFGILNMNQMAELSLMATESLHSNHTIWFGHYPTSTIISPSPGIRTLMSSATAYLCGHLHTMGGLMPVLHSQHRGGTLELELGDWMDNRRYRILAFDHDLLSFADINFEEWPVVLITNPKSFLYSSSTHEPLVKILYSTHIRILAFSPSVIISVKVYIDGVHLGNAHQVSGPLYVLKWSPQNYSEGFHHIDVTVQDASGRIGTRGHLFGMEENLSLRFDFWSSVILLTDHYVLARVLFGLMVLIQITLLVVFRHLQKPALKGPWFVGELIDGQMGACFSFGVFVGGSFLQGSMTFVVGILQMMFFNLPLMAYLCWCLLLRCQGHGFRSHIHHVRRCVAVLVHLAMALLLAWQVYSCYFLQRTYGTLAFFLSPMRTWLVALTAALIYKTWTLKSSELRTYIMEIKNCQRS; translated from the exons ATGGAAAAAACCAAGTGGATAGACATCAAAGGGAATCATG ATTCATTCAACATTCCACGCCTGGACAGTGTTCAGAATTAttacag GAAATATTCTGCCTGGCGTAAAGATGGCTCTTTTCATTACATCCACACTGCCTCTTTTGGGAACTATTCATTCATCTGCGTGGATGCCACACTCAGCCCAGGCCCTAAGAGACCCTataatttttttgggattttaaaCATG AATCAAATGGCAGAGCTGTCTTTGATGGCAACAGAAAGTCTACACAGCAACCATACTATCTGGTTTGGCCATTACCCCACCTCAACAATCATCTCCCCATCCCCTGGAATAAGAACACTAATGAG ttctgccACAGCCTATTTATGTGGACATCTCCATACAATGGGTGGGCTGATGCCAGTCTTGCACAGTCAACACCGTGGTGGTACTCTGGAACTTGAATTAGGAGACTGGATGGATAATAGGAG GTACCGGATCCTCGCGTTTGATCATGACCTCCTCAGCTTTGCAGATATTAACTTTGAAGAGTGGCCTGTAGTTCTCATCAccaatcccaaatccttccTTTACAGCAGTTCCACTCATGAACCACTAGTCAAAATTCTGTATTCCACTCATATCAG AATTCTGGCATTCTCTCCTTCTGTCATTATCTCTGTCAAAGTCTACATAGATGGAGTTCACCTGGGGAATGCACATCAGGTGTCTGGCCCTCTCTATGTGCTGAAGTGGAGCCCACAAAACTACAGTGAAGGGTTCCATCACATAGATGTGACTGTCCAG GATGCTTCAGGAAGAATTGGCACACGGGGCCACTTATTTGGTATGGAAGAAAACCTCTCTCTTAGATTTGACTTTTGGTCATCTGTTATTCTTCTCACTGACCACTATGTTCTA GCTCGAGTGCTCTTTGGACTGATGGTGCTGATTCAGATTACCTTGCTTGTTGTTTTCCGACACCTCCAAAAGCCAGCACTCAAAG GACCATGGTTTGTAGGTGAACTGATAGATGGCCAGATGGGGGCCTGCTTTTCCTTTGGGGTGTTTGTTGGTGGTTCCTTCTTACAGGGCAGTATGACATTCGTGGTTGGGATTTTACAG ATGATGTTTTTCAATCTGCCATTGATGGCCtacctgtgctggtgcctgttGCTGCGGTGCCAGGGCCACGGCTTCCGTTCCCACATCCATCATGTCCGACGCTGCGTGGCTGTGCTTGTTCACCTGGCAatggccctgctgctggcctggcagGTCTATTCCTGCTATTTCCTGCAGCGAACATACGGCACCTTGGCGTTCTTCCTCTCCCCAATGAGAACATGGCTGGTGGCACTGACTGCAGCTCTCATTTATAAAACCTGGACACTGAAATCATCAGAGCTCAGAACTTACATAATGGAGATAAAAAACTGTCAGCGCTCCTGA
- the TMEM62 gene encoding transmembrane protein 62 isoform X1 has product MEKTKWIDIKGNHDSFNIPRLDSVQNYYRKYSAWRKDGSFHYIHTASFGNYSFICVDATLSPGPKRPYNFFGILNMNQMAELSLMATESLHSNHTIWFGHYPTSTIISPSPGIRTLMSSATAYLCGHLHTMGGLMPVLHSQHRGGTLELELGDWMDNRRYRILAFDHDLLSFADINFEEWPVVLITNPKSFLYSSSTHEPLVKILYSTHIRILAFSPSVIISVKVYIDGVHLGNAHQVSGPLYVLKWSPQNYSEGFHHIDVTVQDASGRIGTRGHLFGMEENLSLRFDFWSSVILLTDHYVLARVLFGLMVLIQITLLVVFRHLQKPALKEKPGLLTLTSYSLHVFSKTNTFYYSVLVLNLYTILGPWFVGELIDGQMGACFSFGVFVGGSFLQGSMTFVVGILQMMFFNLPLMAYLCWCLLLRCQGHGFRSHIHHVRRCVAVLVHLAMALLLAWQVYSCYFLQRTYGTLAFFLSPMRTWLVALTAALIYKTWTLKSSELRTYIMEIKNCQRS; this is encoded by the exons ATGGAAAAAACCAAGTGGATAGACATCAAAGGGAATCATG ATTCATTCAACATTCCACGCCTGGACAGTGTTCAGAATTAttacag GAAATATTCTGCCTGGCGTAAAGATGGCTCTTTTCATTACATCCACACTGCCTCTTTTGGGAACTATTCATTCATCTGCGTGGATGCCACACTCAGCCCAGGCCCTAAGAGACCCTataatttttttgggattttaaaCATG AATCAAATGGCAGAGCTGTCTTTGATGGCAACAGAAAGTCTACACAGCAACCATACTATCTGGTTTGGCCATTACCCCACCTCAACAATCATCTCCCCATCCCCTGGAATAAGAACACTAATGAG ttctgccACAGCCTATTTATGTGGACATCTCCATACAATGGGTGGGCTGATGCCAGTCTTGCACAGTCAACACCGTGGTGGTACTCTGGAACTTGAATTAGGAGACTGGATGGATAATAGGAG GTACCGGATCCTCGCGTTTGATCATGACCTCCTCAGCTTTGCAGATATTAACTTTGAAGAGTGGCCTGTAGTTCTCATCAccaatcccaaatccttccTTTACAGCAGTTCCACTCATGAACCACTAGTCAAAATTCTGTATTCCACTCATATCAG AATTCTGGCATTCTCTCCTTCTGTCATTATCTCTGTCAAAGTCTACATAGATGGAGTTCACCTGGGGAATGCACATCAGGTGTCTGGCCCTCTCTATGTGCTGAAGTGGAGCCCACAAAACTACAGTGAAGGGTTCCATCACATAGATGTGACTGTCCAG GATGCTTCAGGAAGAATTGGCACACGGGGCCACTTATTTGGTATGGAAGAAAACCTCTCTCTTAGATTTGACTTTTGGTCATCTGTTATTCTTCTCACTGACCACTATGTTCTA GCTCGAGTGCTCTTTGGACTGATGGTGCTGATTCAGATTACCTTGCTTGTTGTTTTCCGACACCTCCAAAAGCCAGCACTCAAAG AAAAGCCAGGATTACTTACTCTGACTTCATATTCTCTTCATGTCTTCAGTAAAACAAACACCTTCTATTACTCAGTTCTGGTTCTGAATTTGTACACCATTCTGG GACCATGGTTTGTAGGTGAACTGATAGATGGCCAGATGGGGGCCTGCTTTTCCTTTGGGGTGTTTGTTGGTGGTTCCTTCTTACAGGGCAGTATGACATTCGTGGTTGGGATTTTACAG ATGATGTTTTTCAATCTGCCATTGATGGCCtacctgtgctggtgcctgttGCTGCGGTGCCAGGGCCACGGCTTCCGTTCCCACATCCATCATGTCCGACGCTGCGTGGCTGTGCTTGTTCACCTGGCAatggccctgctgctggcctggcagGTCTATTCCTGCTATTTCCTGCAGCGAACATACGGCACCTTGGCGTTCTTCCTCTCCCCAATGAGAACATGGCTGGTGGCACTGACTGCAGCTCTCATTTATAAAACCTGGACACTGAAATCATCAGAGCTCAGAACTTACATAATGGAGATAAAAAACTGTCAGCGCTCCTGA